A single genomic interval of uncultured Sunxiuqinia sp. harbors:
- a CDS encoding isoprenylcysteine carboxylmethyltransferase family protein: MSLLLQTGLIVFSGLPIVATALLGYQLLRNGQGAIGKPPITAWLFYFTKFTIAFLLLSLFLASLKEDFFHYFPWLIQNKIPEVQRLLGLVFVFAGNLLLIPAYYSLSIFTRMGLPTKEHALQTKGVYKISRNPMYTSFFFYYLACFLIIPSLLIAVLIALNLLTHHFIILNEEKYLANSFPKDYTSYKENTARYL, translated from the coding sequence ATGTCACTCTTACTACAGACAGGACTAATTGTTTTTAGCGGGCTCCCAATTGTAGCAACAGCACTGTTGGGTTATCAACTGTTGCGAAATGGACAAGGAGCAATTGGCAAACCTCCTATTACAGCCTGGCTTTTTTACTTTACGAAATTTACGATCGCATTTCTATTACTTAGTTTATTCCTGGCTAGTTTAAAGGAGGATTTTTTCCATTACTTTCCATGGCTTATTCAAAATAAAATTCCTGAAGTTCAGAGACTACTTGGCTTGGTATTCGTTTTCGCAGGAAACTTATTATTGATTCCGGCCTACTATTCGCTCAGTATTTTCACTCGAATGGGGCTGCCTACAAAAGAACACGCCCTGCAAACAAAGGGAGTATACAAAATAAGCCGCAATCCCATGTATACCAGTTTTTTCTTTTATTACCTAGCTTGTTTTCTAATTATACCAAGTCTGTTAATTGCTGTTTTGATTGCGCTCAACCTACTCACCCATCATTTCATTATTTTAAACGAAGAAAAATACCTCGCAAATTCGTTCCCAAAAGATTACACGTCCTATAAAGAAAATACAGCTCGATATTTGTAG
- a CDS encoding 2-oxoacid:acceptor oxidoreductase family protein, whose amino-acid sequence MTEEIIIAGFGGQGVLSMGKILAYSGVMQDQEVTWFPSYGPEMRGGTANVTVIMSDNRISSPILHEFDTAIILNQQSMDKFEKTVKPGGVLLYDPNGIVHPPTRTDINVYKIEGTKIAADLGNVKTFNMVVLGAYLKAKPVVKMESIRKGLEKSLPERHHKLIPLNLQAIDVGQEKLEAVNILS is encoded by the coding sequence ATGACTGAAGAAATTATAATTGCCGGTTTTGGTGGACAAGGAGTCTTGTCAATGGGGAAAATTCTCGCCTATTCGGGAGTAATGCAGGATCAGGAAGTAACTTGGTTTCCGTCATACGGACCGGAGATGCGCGGTGGAACAGCCAACGTGACTGTTATTATGAGCGACAACAGAATCAGTTCTCCAATTCTGCATGAGTTTGATACAGCCATTATCCTAAATCAGCAATCCATGGATAAGTTTGAAAAAACGGTAAAACCAGGCGGCGTGTTACTTTACGATCCGAATGGTATTGTGCACCCTCCAACACGCACAGATATTAATGTGTACAAGATTGAAGGTACCAAGATCGCTGCTGATCTGGGAAATGTTAAAACATTCAATATGGTCGTTCTGGGCGCTTATCTAAAAGCGAAGCCAGTTGTAAAAATGGAAAGTATCAGAAAAGGATTGGAAAAGTCGTTACCTGAACGTCATCATAAATTGATTCCTCTAAATCTTCAAGCAATTGATGTCGGACAAGAGAAGCTGGAAGCTGTCAATATACTCAGTTAG
- a CDS encoding MraY family glycosyltransferase: MTISLFFNIITSFILTYVVIPPIVKVSNVKNLMDVPDHRKLNKAVVPTLGGIAIFIGLNLSSLLFMPTETAVELRFLFAAIVLMFFIGLKDDILIISAKKKFAVQIIAAAILVILGKYQITELYGLFGIHHLIPAISIPLSILIFLFLINAINLIDGIDGLASGITLLISSCLGVWFYMNGNIAYGVISTALAGSLLAFLRFNLWGGKNKIFMGDTGSLILGVVVSAMIIKFIHLNSISTSEFRIEQAPLLALSLLIIPITDTLRVFTIRIYNKKSPFSPDMNHLHHLLIKSRLTHIQASSFLVAYTVFFIMLASTLSLYFNITVSFILVITASYAAVGLMHLKMKKIRAFEKGEIDSNQIKIINLFPSNEKPINSLVNGRKKRI, translated from the coding sequence GTGACCATATCTCTTTTTTTTAATATTATTACGAGTTTTATATTAACCTATGTTGTGATTCCTCCAATCGTAAAGGTTTCAAACGTAAAAAACTTAATGGATGTGCCCGACCACCGAAAGTTAAACAAGGCAGTTGTTCCAACATTAGGCGGAATCGCAATTTTCATAGGTTTAAACCTCAGTTCCCTGCTGTTTATGCCTACCGAAACTGCGGTTGAGCTACGTTTCTTATTCGCAGCAATTGTATTGATGTTTTTTATTGGCTTGAAGGATGATATTTTAATTATTTCGGCCAAGAAAAAATTTGCGGTTCAAATTATAGCAGCAGCCATTTTGGTTATACTGGGTAAATATCAAATTACAGAACTCTATGGATTATTTGGCATTCACCATCTTATTCCTGCGATAAGCATTCCGCTTTCAATCCTTATTTTCTTATTTCTAATCAATGCCATTAACCTAATTGATGGAATTGATGGTTTAGCATCGGGAATAACACTACTGATAAGTTCTTGTCTAGGAGTTTGGTTTTATATGAATGGAAATATTGCATATGGAGTAATATCTACTGCACTTGCAGGAAGTCTTTTAGCCTTTCTTCGCTTCAACCTTTGGGGAGGGAAGAACAAAATTTTCATGGGTGATACGGGTTCACTCATTCTGGGAGTTGTCGTATCGGCTATGATCATTAAATTTATTCATCTAAATTCGATATCAACCTCCGAATTTCGTATTGAGCAAGCCCCCTTACTAGCATTGTCATTACTCATTATTCCAATCACTGACACACTAAGGGTTTTCACAATTAGGATTTACAATAAAAAGTCGCCTTTCTCGCCTGACATGAATCACCTACATCACTTGTTAATAAAATCAAGATTGACTCATATTCAAGCAAGTAGTTTTCTTGTTGCTTACACCGTATTTTTTATCATGCTTGCATCAACATTAAGCCTATACTTTAACATTACAGTCAGTTTTATTCTGGTAATTACAGCCAGCTATGCTGCAGTTGGATTAATGCACCTGAAGATGAAAAAAATTCGAGCATTTGAAAAAGGAGAAATAGATTCCAACCAAATAAAGATCATCAATTTATTTCCTTCTAATGAGAAGCCAATCAACAGCTTGGTTAATGGACGTAAAAAACGCATATAG